The genomic DNA CCGTCTCCTTTCACGTTCTTCCGCTCTTTGTCTCTCAGCCTCCATTCTTTCCTGATTCCTAAACAGCAAAGTAATTGTTAATACATTTGGCAAATGACCActtagttttaaaaatgttttagtgGAATCGACCTATCCTATACTTATATATTAATAACAACAATGTCTCACATCTTATAGAATCATTGACGCGGTAGAAAATCACAGGAAGATAAAGAAGATGCTGCTTcgtttcttcattttttgcTGTTCCTGGGGATGTGACCAATTTCTTACGCTCCATCACCCCCGAACTCCTTAActcccacccacccacccatccCTTCTCCTCTAATCACGGACAGCGCGAGCGACCTCTATTTTTCGTGCCAGCCCAAAATGGGGAAGAATCATAATGAACAAGTGAGTGAGAAAATGAAGAACGgaacaaatgaataaatgaatgaagcATTCAAACATccactcactcactcattcacTTAATCAGTGAATAAAAGGACTGGACGATTGAACGGACGAACGAACAAACGAAGGAATGGACTTTCGGAAGAACAGGTGGATgaaaagaagatgaaaaagtGAATTAAGACTTGAATGAATGGGCATACCTTTTCTCTTCCTCACTCATGAGTGGTTGAGCGGACGAGACCCCTCCTAAACAACAACACGTTGAGGCGGCGAATAAGTTACCAGGTTCTCTTCCTATGTATTCATCGCGATAGAAAAAACCTTGTTTTCTGTGTCaggtgaaagaaaaaataacgaaGACCTGTTTTATTCTTTAGTTTATGCAAGTTATTAGACTAAACGGATACCTCACATAACCAAACTACTTACactttttattacaacatcGATAGACTACTCGAACAGTCTGTCTTCTTTCTTAGTCCGTGAGACGCTATTTTTATCAATCATTGATGTTCTCAGTCGTCTCGATGCGTCCGCGGTACTCCCTTCCAGGGAAGGGAATTGGGCCTAGCTAGGGTTCTGCTGGATCCAAACGAACTAAAGAAACTTACGATGCATGGTTACATAACAATAGGTTCGACgcctttattttaaataaaggcGTCTATCATAACTTTAGGTTCAATAGTAGGAATGTAACAAAGGAACAAACAAGGGGAGGTAGATCCGGGTGCGGATCGGTACTTTTAGTATTTTGCGAGAACTAACTTTTGCGGTTGTTAAAGACTGGTTTGTCTTGCTGGGAAAGGAAATTGCGTTTAACTGGAATTGCAACATGCAGtccctgcctcgtacccagacgtctctcttcgATGtacgcgcaaaggaaggcgggaatggtcccttgcggttcatcaccagtcactcgcgtttcgcgctcgcctctgccatgcgCAAAACGAAGCGCCTAAGGAGGAGGCTGATGCAGTCCTAGATCATGCAATGTTAATAAGAAACCGGCGTTTTGTTAGAGCTGCATGCTCTAGAAATGCACTGATAAGTGAAACAACATATCCAGAGGGGAAAAACACGTTAACCAGTATCACTCTATAAAATTATTGTACATCTGATTGCTCTGTCAAAATGCACTTATCCCTGGCCTTGTAGTCTCTTATTTACACTAGTTTTCTACTTGAGAGGAGAACGTTTGCGGGAACTCTTTATGCAGATCGTCAGTGAGGAGGAGACGCGATTCCACACCCTTCTAAGAGGAGATCCCTCACATTTGCCTCCCGTTTTTTAAGCACCTGTTGCAGTCAGTCATGTGAACTTCTTGCTGACTTCCTACCGGTCCTTCTACCCCCCGAGCccgaggggggaggggggcacaGCCTTACTTGGCCTAAATGGATACGTGCGGCTGAACAGGGTACTGTTTTTCGGGGTCTTGGCCATACATTTTCACCATTTAGTGTCTTGAGCAGGGTATCCCTGTGGACCGGAAACCTTTAAATGGGTGAGAAGGGTTGGCGACGAGCGgtcaaattaaatttgtgatACCAACAATTCCTCCATAACGTTAGTATAAGAAACAGTCTATACCAAATGAATAATGGTCATCACATGAGGTCTCTTGTTTTAAACAGGGTCCCgaaatgaacgatttttgtctcaaacagggtcagggttttaGGCCTTTGGCAGTACACCTCAATCCATAAGTCCGTTGTTGAGTGCCCCTAGGGTTTTTCTGGGAAGACCGGGAAGACGAACTGCGGTAACAGTAAGCGGAACGCTGAAATGACACTCTTGTGTTTCTTTGTCAAGTATGAATTACTGACAGAAAAAGTATTGGAAAGATTTAGGTACTTTGAAGTATGATATAAAATCAGAGTAACTGACTGGAGAGGGCtggcaagaaaaagaaatcaggCCTCATCTGTTCAATACTTATCAAGGATTGTTGTCACGCAAGATCAGAACAACTTCCGCTCTACATTTTCTCAATTTATCAAATTAGCATGGGAGTTTTTCCTTGTTCTTCTTAATTATTCTGACAACACCCTGAGTTTTCCCGTAatgcgacaacaacaaacatgAAATAACACAGGGACACAGCGCCTTAATGACGGGAAGTTAAGAGAAATGTAAATACAAATGATACAGAAATGGTGAATATGTATGTGGCAATCCCCTGATTATCACGGGTTTGAACGTGATCTTTGCTTTGTCTAAAATAGAACTGATGCCCACATGGAAAACAAACATAATAAAACATACCGGAGCATTAAAATACCAAACCGCAAAATACATTTTCCGTCTCAGTTTTAAAACAGCCATACAAAAATGAGAGATGGGCCTGTACAAATTTACCGCGGTTTCTTTGGTCGAAATAGAGGATGATTTTTTTCACATTCTTCGTATTTCGAAATCACtacaattaaaataataattacgtAGCATCTTTCAGAAACAGCAAACGCGGAGATATAAAAGGAGATATCCAAAACTGATCTTGTAACAATCTGAATAATACCCCAGGAATAATACGTTTATTTGCGCGCTACATATCTTTATTCTCAGGTAAATAACACAATGAAAACACGACACTGAGCCGTTTTCATCGACAAAACTAGTCATTAAACAGCAATGAACGTAAAATAAACTCACACTTCTCCGTTTTTATGCGTATAAACACCATGCCCGTGTTTTTGGTTCCATTTCCATTGTCCTTTATACATGTCGCCATTTTGATAGAGATACGTTCCTTCTCCGTGTCTGACACCAAGACACGTTTGTCCGTCGTAACGCGCTATACCTTCATAATCAGCCTTTTCTCCAGAGACGCACAGGCCCATTTGTAAACGTTGCTGCTCTTTTTGACCTCCTTCTTTCTTTGCTTGGTTTTTCTTTTGAGGTGAAGTTACTTCCGCCGGGCCATTGCGTGACTCACAAAATCACGTGCCGATTGCAGACGCGGCCGCCTCAGAATGAATGTCACGCCCATCGTCACGCTTTCGCAATTTAAGTGAGAACAGTTCAGCTTACTCGCGTTAAATGCACCAGGACGCCCTAGAAAACGTTATGTGGTCTCCATAGTTAGAACTTGAGTTGGTTGATAAAATGGGGGAAAAGCCAAATTAAGATTCGCGGCAATTTCATGTGGCGCAATTGCTATCATACCCCATCacgggaaaaaataacagattcccatttttggatattttagggtatttaaagaatacccacaaaaatcccaaatttggaagagtgacacaagtcccaatcagggaacttggttgggaattccctggttgggactcgtctcactttgccaaatttgggatttttataataataataataataataataataataataataataataataataataataataataataataataataataataataataataataactttatttgtaTAGCGGTATATACAAAAGCTCTATATCGCtttacaatgaaaaaaaaaaaaaaactaactaacAATAGCACTAAAACAAAAAGTCAATTGAAAGCGAGtctaaaaagataagttttcaATCTAGATTTAAAAACATCAACTGATCCACTTAATTTAATGTCTAAGGGAATATCATTCCAGTGCTTTGGGGCAGCGACCGAAAAGGCCCTGTCCCCATAGCTCTTCAGGCGCACATTCGGTACTTCTAATAAATGTTTGCCAGCTGACCTAAGATTTCTTGTAGGGTTATATGGGACTATAAGTTGACTTAAATACGGAGGCGCCAGAGTATTGAGAGCTTTAAAAGTTAACAGTAATACTTTAAAGGTAATTCGCTGCTCCACAGGTAACCAGTGTAGCTTCTTAAGGACGGGGCGAATGTGCGCAGCCCTAGGTTGCCCAGCTACAAGGCGTGCAGCGCAGTTTTGAACGCGCTGGAGCTTCTGAATAATATACTCCGGTGACCCGAGGAGCAACGAGTTACTATTGTCCAGTCGACAAGTAACATAAGCATGGACGAGGGTCTTTGTGCTCTCAGTCCCAGATACATTCTAATCTTCGCGATATTCCGAAGATGAAATAAAGCAGATTTACAAACGGAACTCACACGCTTATCCAGTGACAAGGTCTCATCAAAAACAACTCCTATGTTCCTAGCTTTGTCAGACCGCTCTACACGATGATCACCAACCAGGATACTATCTAAAGATGGGCGTGGCCGATATTTTGAACTGAAAACGAGCAGTTCCGTCTTGTCCCTATTCAACTTAAGTTTGTTACAAGACATCCAACGGTCGATATCTCTAACACAAGATTCAACCTGAGAGACAGAATAAGCTTGATCATCCCCACTGAGAGAATTGAAAGACAGATGCAactgagtatcatcagcattGAAATGATAGCCCATGTTGTATATTGTCTGACAATATCCCCCAATGGGGAGGTATAGAGCAGATATAAAATCGGTCCAAGCATGGGGCCCTGTGGTACTCCTCACGACAGCGAACGTGTGACAGACCGCGCACCACGAATGCTCACAAAATGAGTTCTGTCGCTCAGGTATGATTTAAACCAGGCCAGAGCTAGATCGCAAAGACCGAACCGGTTTGCTAATCTCTTAATCAGTATAGTGTGATCAACTGTATCGAAAGCGGCCGATAGATCTAATAAAAGTAAGATAACAGTCCTATTCCTATCAACGTCTAGGATAATATCATTAAAAACTTTGACTAAAGCTGTTTCGGTACTATGAAATTGTTTATATGCAGATTGTAGTATTTCATCAAGTCCATTACTAGCAATGTGATTAATCAACTGAGATGCCACCACCTTCTCAGTAAGTGTAGACACGAACATCAAATATGAAATAGGACGAAAATTcgaaaaaacttcaacatcAAGTGTGGGCTTTTTGAGAAGAGGATTCAACAACGCAAGCTTAAAACAGTCTGGAAAAACAGCTAGACATAAAGACTGATTTACAATTTGAGTCATAACAGGCAAAAGAACTGATGTGCACTGCTTCAAAACAGAAGCAGGGACGGGATCAAGAGGACAGGACTTGATGGTCATCTTACTAAGTAATTCCGAGACATCAGACAATGTTACAGACTTAAAACATGACAAGGCACACTGATGGACAATGGCATCGGACTCCACAACAATATCAGATGTGGAGTCAAGTGAGTTTCGCAGAACTGTAATCTTCTCACCAAAGAAGTCAATGAACTTGTTAGCAAGATCACCATCAGACGCACACCCTGAAGGATACTCCGCGGGCACGCGCTTATGTAGGAGCTTATTTACCGTATTGAAAAGAGTTCGGGGATTATTACTACTCTCCCGTATAATGCCTGAGTAATAGTCAACTTTCGTTTTCTTGATCAAAGCGTTCACTCTAAGGCATTGTTCCTTAAATCTAGAATAATCCGATTCTCGTTTTGAAGAACGCCAGCGCCGCTCGAGAGCTCtgcgttttttcttttcagatcgTATTTCCTCAGTGTACCATAGGGCGGTTGCGTGAAGAGTAGCTAGTAATGGTCTTAGTCTTCAGAGGCGCTTGTCTGTCTAACAGCGACTTTAATGTAGTGTTATACTCATAAACAAGTTCACCGAGACTAAAAGAAGCAGCATCCCTTACTAGCCTGGTGTTCTCCAACTGACCACAAAACTCGCTAAAATCAATATCACGAATTTTGCGATATGAGATTCGTTTACGCTCGAGTGGTAATTTAGCAAGGTCCAACAAACTGTGTACAGCAAGATGATTGTCCACAGTACAGCGGCCAACTAATTTCTCATGAGCCCTTGTTATAATCAAATCGAGTATGTGACCTTTCTTATGAGTCGCTTCAGAGACGTGCTGGATCAAATCAAACGATTCCAGGACTTGTAAGAATCGTCGAGCATCGCAATCACTAGGCTCGTCAATATGAAAATTAAAGTCGCCAGCGACTAACAGGGCACTAGTAGTCGAAACAAGTCCCTCCAGAAAAGAACTAAACTCCTCCAAAAACATTCTGACCGTGAATCCATTCCCAGGACTAGGTGGAGCTCGTAAATAACGACAAGCCTAAGATTTATGGGTATTcgttaaataccctaaaatatccaaaaatgggaatctgttattttttcctgtgcattctcgtagcctgcgaatacagccgtctctcctcgctctCCATCGCTAGAGCCATATTTGTAGGCTACCATTCTCGTCGTTGCAAATAAAGCCGTGTGGCTCTGTGGGCGTAGACAGCAAAACAATCCGTATTTTTTAAGTACGTGCGAGgggtcaaacaaaaggtctggaacgaggctgaaaacggagagcgagactgAGGAGAGACGCGTTAAGGCTCGCGCCCTTCGCGCGCGTAAAACTCTTACACCACGccttaccgatttctttaccgactgttttgcagtctactgtGGTCCAGAATGTTTTCCAGTTATACCACAAATCGTCTCCTGTAGGGCGTTAGTACCGGACCATTTGACAAGAAGTCACCGCGGCCATATTGGTATTCCAAAGCAATGAAACGGAGGCCATGTtagtgttccaaaccaatcctgtgggagttgaactcttttaaTTTCTTATGCATGTAAATTCTTTCTTTTGTGCCGATATCCCGGCCACGTGAGAAAAAAACGCTATTTCCTTCGATGCTCGAGGAAAGCAACTGATCTATTTAAACAATGCCCACTGTGAGGCAACCAATCGCAGCCCTTTCCCAAAATTTTGGGAAACCAGGTCTTATACACTGACTTCCCTTTTCAGCGAGTAACAAGGAAAATAGGAGACTTCTGCATGCAGGCTTACTCTCCCCAACAACACGGGTGGAGAAACTATTTACGGGATGACTAGAGTGTACATCAAGTCTGACGACTTGCCATTCCGACTTGCTTCATTAACGCCAGACGTCGGGCCCCAGACGTTTAGTCTGCTGGCAAGGCGCGCGCGGGCATGCTATGTGCCAGAGAACAAGGCAAACGAGTCGGAGAGGGGTAAGTctctccagttcccttctcggcTAGGCGAGCGAAAAAAACGGGTGAGCCGCGAAAAAGCAAACGAGCGAAAAACTGCGGAAGGAGAAAAGGAGAGAGCCTGCTAGGATCTTTTTAAATACCTCAGTCTGCCAACTTCCAGAAGACTGTCTCTCGTGTCAAAATGTGCGGTGCAGGAGGGTTTCAAACGTTTGACTCTACGCGCGAAGCCAAGTGATTGACGTCAGTGTTAGCGTAAAACATCAAAATTGACCAATTATAGGGTTATAGGGTACTCCCAGAGCTGGTATACCGGAATGaggtattga from Porites lutea chromosome 6, jaPorLute2.1, whole genome shotgun sequence includes the following:
- the LOC140941541 gene encoding uncharacterized protein; this encodes MGLCVSGEKADYEGIARYDGQTCLGVRHGEGTYLYQNGDMYKGQWKWNQKHGHGVYTHKNGEVKQGFFYRDEYIGREPGNLFAASTCCCLGGVSSAQPLMSEEEKRNQERMEAERQRAEERERRREERQQRRDELRQKYNL
- the LOC140941848 gene encoding uncharacterized protein codes for the protein MGYHFNADDTQLHLSFNSLSGDDQAYSVSQVESCVRDIDRWMSCNKLKLNRDKTELLVFSSKYRPRPSLDSILVGDHRVERSDKARNIGVVFDETLSLDKRVSSVCKSALFHLRNIAKIRMYLGLRAQRPSSMLMLLVDWTIVTRCSSGHRSILFRSSSAFKTALHAL